The sequence ATAATTGAATACAGCAAAGCCCAGCAGCAACGAGATCTTTCTTTACTACCTGCACCATTGAATTAATAATCAGGATCAGACAACGGGATAGTGCCATAGTGGAAACTATAAAAGATAAAGAAGCTATATTAGCTAAGATCAGTTGTTCATTGCCCATCAaagatataaaaatcaacaaggcGTACAACATTAACTTTGCAATAAAAGTCGACAACGCATATAACCAAGGAAGCACCAAATGATGAGAAAATAATTTTTCAATGCAAaaaatgaaatttatttttggaCCTTCATAAACAATATCTCAAAGTATAGAACTGCAGAAAACAGGCGATACCGCAGGGTAAGACCACATTTACAGGTGCTTTCTAGATAAGAATTTTCCACAATGCATACAAACCTATGCACCATTTATTTTCATTTATTGATCATGCATACACAAGTTAGCACGTCTGAACAGGGGGGACCGTAATTTAGACGACTTCAACATTTGTCAATAAAGACGGAAACCAGCTAACTTTTCAAGCAAAAAATGATACAGAGATTACAAACAAAAAACCAAGATTTTTTTGCCCCAAACAAAGTAAGAGTTGATTTTACCTGAAACTTGTAAAGATAATTAAAATGTCGATGGGTTTCACAATAGTTGCATATGCGGGTAAGGGCgacagttatgtattgattcacaGCAACATCCTGGGGCGAAGTAGATGCCATTTTTGTAGAAATCACTTCCTCTAGAATAGGCATGGCACCATAACCAATGCATAAGTCACACAAATCGTCAATGGTACCATAATCAGTTGCCAAGGGATCAGGTCTTTGAGGGGATGAAGAAGTAGTAGCCGCGGCAAGCGATGATGGCTGAGGAGGTGGAGGAAGACCATTTGTAGGAAAAAACAGAATACAAGCGTCGTCGTAGTGACCATGCTTGAACATGAAACCGAGCATTTGATAGCGTGCATACTGTtgaaaaaagaaggaataaatagaACTATGTTACAAGACAAATAATGAGGAGCATGCGAAAATTTAAAGAAAACAATAACAGGAAGAGTGGATGGAAAATGAGAGAGCACATGCAATGACTAACTGCTAAAAAAGCTGCCAACTGGAAAATGGAAGAtctgaaaaatatcaaaaatatcTGAGATGCAATGGATACTCTGATGCGCTGGCCGCAGGTATTCTGATGTAAGTGAAAAGTCACTAACAATCTCTACCTATTTGCAATACATACTAATGTGAGTGAAGATTCAAGAAGAAACTAAATCAAACTGCATATATGGACCTAAAAGTGATGCTTGGAATTTGCGGAACTGTAAAATCTGATTTGCATCTTACATCTTGTAAGTAATTAACACACTCAAGGTATCTAATGTTGTCCAGGTTGCTGCGAGGGCCCTCCTCTTCCAACATAGATGATTCAGAGAGGTCATTTGAAGATCCTCGAAACTGCCTGGACCTCTCAGAACGGGGAAATGTAGTTGGCATATATAGAACATTGAGATATGAATCAGCAGAAAGAGAATCGTCCAAGATAGTTGGCGCACTTTTCGCCAAATGTTCATACCTGCAGTACCGGTTGATATTAGCAAAGAGCATGTACTGTCACCTCAAAGAAACGATAAATAATAGAACACCCTTATTTCCCCCGATAACGATTTTAACATTGGGGTCGAAACCCCTCATAGAACATAAACAAAATGAAATAGCAGGTGCATGATCGTTTTCCCATTCAGATGTAGGACAGGACGGTGGATTGCACTCATTATGAACCGTTTTATACTTTTATCAGAAAGTTAAATGCTTTTTATCTGTTACCACAGAATACCAAATTTGATAAACATTCAAATTTAATCTTATAAAATGACGGTAGCCTTTTTTTAGAGGAGATTATGGTTTATAGGATGGCTGGACATGGGCTCTAAGTTCGATTTCTTCTAGACTAAAGACAAATATCATTTAGTCTTGCTAACTGGACCAAACAATTGAAGCAGGCAATAGGAATGGACATGAATTCAAACCAACCAGGCTTTGTGCTTGGATGTTCATGCCAAAAAAAAGGAAGGGAAAAAAAACGAAAAAGTATTTCCAATTGTATTCCAACTTACATGGAGCGAACAGCTGAAACATCAACTGGTGGACCACCTTCAATTGTGTTAATAATCTCCAAAATGACCGGTGCGGGATCAACCTTGTACAATTGCAGAGCTTGCCTGGACCATTGATGAAAGATTAGACAAGCATCATAAACTTCTTACCAAATGCAAGAAAGTTTTTGCACCACAAAGCCAATGGAAAAGTTACGACATGCTCTTCACTCCAGTTAAGAAATCATACTTAAATTTCACACGAGCTTGAGAATAATGTTCCATCTTGATTAAAGCAAGTCCCCATGCACTCCAAACAGGAAAAGCGTTGATCTAAAACCAAAGATATGATGTACACAGGTAAATAGACAAAAGAAATGAAAACCATGCAACATCAAACATAGATCCAGGCGAACAATTTTTTTACCTTGCACTTCTTGCAAGTGTATACAGCCATGCTGTACCGTTCATATCCAATTAACCTGTCACGCAGACGTGCCGACGACTCTTTGTCAGCAATATCATCAAGAGAAACAATAATTCCTGACccaagaagactttgaagaagcTCTGCACGTCCTAGCCATATATCTGCTTGTGAAAGAAGTTCCGACAACTCATCTGTACTCGAGCTACCAACACTAGAACTGCCAGCATCTGAAGATGTATCATCATTGTCCCTGTTTCTTTCTGAATAAGTACTAGACAAGTCACTACTTCCAGCAAGTTTTCTGAACTGGCTTTTAGCATAAAGGAGCGCCTGTAATATGCAGCAATAGAGAGTTAAAAGGAATTAACAGCGAATGAAAATGCCAGCATGCAGCATGCCATTATTACCATCAAACAAAATTCAAGCCACTTCTGTGGCTGACAATTAGGGTTAGGTGGAGTAAGATCTCCACAAACTAGATAAATTGTTCCAGGGTTTGGTACTTCTCAGGTATTATCTCGGCCCAGTTATCTAGTGCTTAACTCATATATCGAACATTATTAACAAAGTACACTTTTGTTTCAAAATAGGCAACTCTTTTTTTAACAATTGTCCCACACTTCCATTGGATGAGGAAATCTTGAAATGAAATTGCTTTTCTGCAGAACCAGATCAAGAAATGCGTGATTTAGATTTGGAGTACTGTCATCGACTTGAACAGGGGTTCTCACCCCATTTGCTGCTAAGGGAAGTGCCTCTTCATCCCAATAATCTAATGCTAAACCTGAATGTTTAACCCAGACCATGGACATTAAAACTCTCTGGTTTACTGGATTAAATTAGGAAACCCTCTCCTGTTCTATTAAAAATAATTACTCCTcgtcaagcaaaaaaaaaaaaaaaaaaacaggagaaGCAATATATTTCTTCCATAAATAACAGCATCAATTGACAGTTTGACGCCCCTAAATCAACATGGTCATTCAAAACTGGCTCACAGGGGAATACTTGGATTTGCCTCATAAATACACCTATATAAGTATATAATGGTTACTCATTGCAAAACGTGAATACCTGCACAAAAGTTTCTGTTGCATGATATGCTCGACCAATTATTTCTGTAGTTGCATCCAGTGGCAACTGCTGGGAGTTTAAAACACTCTTCATTTGAGTAACGCACAAATCCAGGGCACCTTTGGCAGATACTGTTTCGTCGGAACACAATGAAAGCAATGCCTGGAGAACAACAGCTTAGCAGATTAACAAACGCGTAATACCTAACTATATCATGAGGCGTGACATccataagaaaaaataaagaccAAGTTGGAGTTTCCTGGTAAACGATTAATTTAAGATTAAGCTTGTTTCAACTAATGGGCCAGACTAACTGGTACTGACATCTCTAAAGCAAGACAATGATGTTCTTCTACCTGCACACAAGTCAGTTCTCTATCCATTTTACGAACGCTAACATATACCAATGAACAGAAACCATTTTATGTACGTTGCATTGAGCCACACAGACAAAAATCCATGTATCGTTGATCAATTACCACAGCAGTTATGTACCTAGTTTTACTGATGAGGCTGATTTATTCCAAACAGGATGCTGTGAACATGTGTTCGATATTTAAGCACTAGCATATCTAATGTCAACCTGCTAATTTACTGTATATTATTCTAGTAGCTGTAATGGTGAAGTGTACCTTAAACAGAACTATATCAGGGGCACTTTCATATCGATGAGATGAGCGAACTGCATCATCTTTGTTTGGATCACCAGTAAGGATCCATTCCTCAGAAATAGAAaccggaggaagccgttcttgcCCATCAACGGAGTAAGTCGAAACTCTATCCTCGTGAATACCAGTCATTGCCTCCCAGGCAACTTTTTCAGATGGCGACAGTCCCGAACTTTTTCTTTTACGGTAGACCTCTTTTGGAGCAGGCTTATTTCCATTATCACGTGCAGTCCAGGAGAAAGCTCTCCTAGCCTCTTTCTGCAAATTATTAAGGCTATTGGAAAAGTTTGATCTACTGGGTGTGCctggttttattttttgttttggtcTTGGACCTGCGACAGATACCCGTTGTTCTCTTGAAAGAGAAGGAACATGGACAGCAATCGCTTTGGCAGCATAAATGAGAACTAGGTTGTTGTCTCTCAAGGATGGAAACTCTTTCAATATCTGCAGGAAAAAATAGAAAGAACAAATTTATAGTCAAAGATAGGTAATCTGAAAGAGGATCCTGGGTCTCTTTATTGCCGTATTCCAATCCCTAATCAACGAAATACAACTTTCTGTAGATAAAATCCCTTCACAAAGTGGGGAACAGATATGGTGGTTACAATTCATGAGTAAGTTTGGGAGGGCAAAAATATAGCATTGAGAGGCATCCAAAATAAAAGGAAACGCGTCGTACCAAAGAAGCAGATTGCAGTTGCTTCCTCATCAATAGAACCTCTAATATTAAATGAGGATGCTCATGCAGAGATGAACATCTTTGTTGCCATGGCAACGGCAAGGCTGCTAGAACACGAAGACCCAGCGCCCATAAGTTCAGACGTGAAACCTCCACATCCGAGAGATTTCCAGCTCTTCGCTTCAGAAAGAAGTGCACCTATGCAGAAGAAACAAAAACATGTAAGCTGAAGCAAAATTATTACCTATCAAATATGAAAATTAGTAGCAAGGAGAAACATGATACAAGAAGTTGCTTTGAACGCAGATCTGATAACAGCGGCATTGCACCCATAGCAACAGGCAGAGCATCATCAGGATCACGGAGAGAAGAAAGAAACCGTGAAGCTTCTGCAGGACCTCCACCACAAAGAGGATCAGCGGTTAGTAACTTCACAAGTTGCCGTCCTTGAAGCTCTCTTCGCAAATCAATAGATAAACCCGCACTCTCGGCTACTTCTAACGCAGCAGAAACAGCACCTTTCCCAGCCAATCTAAGTGCCAGTCCCTCGGGATCTTCCTTTGATTCAGCTTCAACCTAAAAAACATATATATCTGTGTTACAAATAGAAGTCCGTACTGCGGGAAAGATGATAAATATTACACATCAGTCTGCGGGATTTTAATTTTGGATGCACTACGGGTGAAAATACAAGTAGCAAAGCCTGGAAAAAGAAAATGATTACCTCTTGCCAGCTGGTATAATGGTCATCTGCGGACAAAATGTGACTGTATCTCTGCAAAGCTTGTCTCATTTGCATCACCTAATGATGTAAAAGAATTTACCATTAAGAATCAAAatgaaccccccccccccccccccagccCTTCTCCAATATTAATGTACATATGATCAAAGAAGAGACTAAAGCTTGACCAACACCAGCAGCAAATTGATTAATATGGTACAACACTATACTAATCATGTACCTCGCTCTTAACTGGATCAGTAGGAAGCAGGTGGCAGCTGCACATGGTGAGGACATCTATAGCAGCATCTAGCTCCCATCTGTGCAGGTACCTGAGATTTAAACTTGTAATATTGAGTGAAGAACTAGAAAAATATTAATCTGAAGCCTATGAGCCAATACCACAAAAGGTCTAATCATATCTCAACTAAAATTGTAAATGCATACTTGAGAGCAAGTTTGGCTGCCAGCTGTTTATCTTTCAACCGCAAACAATATTGCCAACTATTACTCCAGCTGTTATGTGCACCATAACCATGGGTTTGTCCTGATACCGACTGGATTTCCTCTCCACGCTCGACAAGCAACTGAAGTAGCCGATCAGAAGCTCCATCACGTAAACAGCGATCAGAAAGAGCAAGAGCGTCCAGGAGTTTTCCTTCATCAATTAATCTGTAACAAGGGAAATAAAGACATAGATAAATGTCAGACGAAGAATCTCTACGAATAAGCTAATTACCAGATACAGCTAATGGCAGAGAAGTTCTTTAACAAAGGGATTATTTATAAAAGGTGAACAGGATAGTAAACATGGAAATTAGAAACATCAAGAGAGAATTCCTTTTAACTAAATAAATAGGCCAGATGATGAATACCTCTCCACAGCTTTTTCATATGGCACTTCATTCTCTGAATCAAAAGACAGGAAAATAGTTTGATCCTGTTCCAGATTTTCGGACTTCGGAGAATCTTGCAAGAGGTCATGACCTGAACTGACTTTATCAGTGTATTCTGGCAAATTTGTAGAagaatggacactaaaaaccatgtcATCTACTTCTGATTCAGTATCACTGTCAGGTTCACGGGAACGTTTGACAGCAGCTTTTGCCTCTGGTTTTGTTTCACCAGTCTTAGCAATGCGTTTATCTGTTACAGCGTACTCTGATACTCTATGAAGATTCGTCTGCATCTGTATCCATCGGTTCAGAGTTGGAAACCTGTAATTTAAAGGAATAGCAAAGTTTGTTATCAAATCAACAATCATGTGTATTACTTTTCTAAAGTATGTGTTTCTCTAGGAGTTCCTACCTCTCTGATTGATCAAGTGCAAACTCATAGAACAATCTGTCCGCATCGGGTGCTTGTATTAGTTCATCACCAGAAGAACCGGATGCAGATGATTCACTACTACTATTTAGTATGCTACTCCCAAAGACGCAAGCTAACACCGCTCGTACTGGGGACAACTTAGCCAAATGCTTAACTATATCCATCTCTAGAGGGTAAAGAGGGTTTCCAGGAGTCACTGAAAACGGGCTGTGCGAATTAGGCTTAGATTCTTTAGAGGCGAGGTTTACTTTATTTTCCAGGCTCATCTTA comes from Papaver somniferum cultivar HN1 chromosome 7, ASM357369v1, whole genome shotgun sequence and encodes:
- the LOC113299797 gene encoding protein DDB_G0276689-like isoform X2, translating into MGWDLLSGKTVARRRLMQLLWTSKSQVLRLEEHSLYGKQSDEVSCVEHLCDVLCYQLDLASFVACVNSGRPWTSKSSLLFSGKEQMEDRTDDTLSDPFVENFVLERLSVQTPLRVLFDVVPDIKFQDAIELISMQPIASTAAAWKRMQDIELMQMRYTLQSAVLALGAMEQSISVETQFYHQMALLHLKELRNHLEAVSNIPRKIFLVGIIISLLHMDGISLNLTQCIASNNYPDSPHKSTRQVDPSESYEGGNKTVVSFTAMLLEILHHNLPSAAFEQENMLNNGMTAGGRHALELRISNAQQLIEDWEWRLSILQRLLPLSERQWSWKEALCILRAAPSKLLNFCMQKAKYDIGEEAVNRFSLPPEDKATLALAQWVDNTFRRTSAEDAVTRAVDGNINAIQELDFTSLRSEIGSLSAILLCIDVAATSARSVNMSKRLLDQAQVMLSEIYPGGAPKIGLTYWDQVQEVGLISVNRRVLKRLHEFLEQEKTPILQEILSGEMNITSSKESNREGQRQRALAILHQMIEDAHKGKRQFLSGKLHNLARAVADEETNTSYVKGEGPYSDRKMLSSIDREGVLGLGLNVGKPSSVNTAVGENSVQPAGYDIREPGKRLYGPLSSKPATYLSAFVLYIATIGDIVDFIDTTHDFNFFSLVYEWPKDVLTRLVFERGSTDAAGKVADIMGADFVNEVISACVPPVYPPRTGHGWACIPLLPMFSKMSLENKVNLASKESKPNSHSPFSVTPGNPLYPLEMDIVKHLAKLSPVRAVLACVFGSSILNSSSESSASGSSGDELIQAPDADRLFYEFALDQSERFPTLNRWIQMQTNLHRVSEYAVTDKRIAKTGETKPEAKAAVKRSREPDSDTESEVDDMVFSVHSSTNLPEYTDKVSSGHDLLQDSPKSENLEQDQTIFLSFDSENEVPYEKAVERLIDEGKLLDALALSDRCLRDGASDRLLQLLVERGEEIQSVSGQTHGYGAHNSWSNSWQYCLRLKDKQLAAKLALKYLHRWELDAAIDVLTMCSCHLLPTDPVKSEVMQMRQALQRYSHILSADDHYTSWQEVEAESKEDPEGLALRLAGKGAVSAALEVAESAGLSIDLRRELQGRQLVKLLTADPLCGGGPAEASRFLSSLRDPDDALPVAMGAMPLLSDLRSKQLLVHFFLKRRAGNLSDVEVSRLNLWALGLRVLAALPLPWQQRCSSLHEHPHLILEVLLMRKQLQSASLILKEFPSLRDNNLVLIYAAKAIAVHVPSLSREQRVSVAGPRPKQKIKPGTPSRSNFSNSLNNLQKEARRAFSWTARDNGNKPAPKEVYRKRKSSGLSPSEKVAWEAMTGIHEDRVSTYSVDGQERLPPVSISEEWILTGDPNKDDAVRSSHRYESAPDIVLFKALLSLCSDETVSAKGALDLCVTQMKSVLNSQQLPLDATTEIIGRAYHATETFVQALLYAKSQFRKLAGSSDLSSTYSERNRDNDDTSSDAGSSSVGSSSTDELSELLSQADIWLGRAELLQSLLGSGIIVSLDDIADKESSARLRDRLIGYERYSMAVYTCKKCKINAFPVWSAWGLALIKMEHYSQARVKFKQALQLYKVDPAPVILEIINTIEGGPPVDVSAVRSMYEHLAKSAPTILDDSLSADSYLNVLYMPTTFPRSERSRQFRGSSNDLSESSMLEEEGPRSNLDNIRYLECVNYLQDYARYQMLGFMFKHGHYDDACILFFPTNGLPPPPQPSSLAAATTSSSPQRPDPLATDYGTIDDLCDLCIGYGAMPILEEVISTKMASTSPQDVAVNQYITVALTRICNYCETHRHFNYLYKFQVVKKDLVAAGLCCIQLFANSLSQEEALKHLENAKIHFDEGLSARHRKAETTKIISKGIRGKSLTEEELVKIAGRVNVQMDVLKAFNDIDGSQWKYSLFGNPNDPETFRRRSEIAETLSEKDFDLAFQVIYEFHLPAVDIYAGVASSLAERKKGGQLTEYLKNIKGTIDDEDWDQVLGAAINVYANKHKERPDRLIDMLHSSHRKVLACVVCGRLKTAFQIASRSGSVADVQYVAHQALHANALSVLDLCKQWLAQYI
- the LOC113299797 gene encoding protein DDB_G0276689-like isoform X3, which translates into the protein MEKDIELMQMRYTLQSAVLALGAMEQSISVETQFYHQMALLHLKELRNHLEAVSNIPRKIFLVGIIISLLHMDGISLNLTQCIASNNYPDSPHKSTRQVDPSESYEGGNKTVVSFTAMLLEILHHNLPSAAFEQENMLNNGMTAGGRHALELRISNAQQLIEDWEWRLSILQRLLPLSERQWSWKEALCILRAAPSKLLNFCMQKAKYDIGEEAVNRFSLPPEDKATLALAQWVDNTFRRTSAEDAVTRAVDGNINAIQELDFTSLRSEIGSLSAILLCIDVAATSARSVNMSKRLLDQAQVMLSEIYPGGAPKIGLTYWDQVQEVGLISVNRRVLKRLHEFLEQEKTPILQEILSGEMNITSSKESNREGQRQRALAILHQMIEDAHKGKRQFLSGKLHNLARAVADEETNTSYVKGEGPYSDRKMLSSIDREGVLGLGLNVGKPSSVNTAVGENSVQPAGYDIREPGKRLYGPLSSKPATYLSAFVLYIATIGDIVDFIDTTHDFNFFSLVYEWPKDVLTRLVFERGSTDAAGKVADIMGADFVNEVISACVPPVYPPRTGHGWACIPLLPMFSKMSLENKVNLASKESKPNSHSPFSVTPGNPLYPLEMDIVKHLAKLSPVRAVLACVFGSSILNSSSESSASGSSGDELIQAPDADRLFYEFALDQSERFPTLNRWIQMQTNLHRVSEYAVTDKRIAKTGETKPEAKAAVKRSREPDSDTESEVDDMVFSVHSSTNLPEYTDKVSSGHDLLQDSPKSENLEQDQTIFLSFDSENEVPYEKAVERLIDEGKLLDALALSDRCLRDGASDRLLQLLVERGEEIQSVSGQTHGYGAHNSWSNSWQYCLRLKDKQLAAKLALKYLHRWELDAAIDVLTMCSCHLLPTDPVKSEVMQMRQALQRYSHILSADDHYTSWQEVEAESKEDPEGLALRLAGKGAVSAALEVAESAGLSIDLRRELQGRQLVKLLTADPLCGGGPAEASRFLSSLRDPDDALPVAMGAMPLLSDLRSKQLLVHFFLKRRAGNLSDVEVSRLNLWALGLRVLAALPLPWQQRCSSLHEHPHLILEVLLMRKQLQSASLILKEFPSLRDNNLVLIYAAKAIAVHVPSLSREQRVSVAGPRPKQKIKPGTPSRSNFSNSLNNLQKEARRAFSWTARDNGNKPAPKEVYRKRKSSGLSPSEKVAWEAMTGIHEDRVSTYSVDGQERLPPVSISEEWILTGDPNKDDAVRSSHRYESAPDIVLFKALLSLCSDETVSAKGALDLCVTQMKSVLNSQQLPLDATTEIIGRAYHATETFVQALLYAKSQFRKLAGSSDLSSTYSERNRDNDDTSSDAGSSSVGSSSTDELSELLSQADIWLGRAELLQSLLGSGIIVSLDDIADKESSARLRDRLIGYERYSMAVYTCKKCKINAFPVWSAWGLALIKMEHYSQARVKFKQALQLYKVDPAPVILEIINTIEGGPPVDVSAVRSMYEHLAKSAPTILDDSLSADSYLNVLYMPTTFPRSERSRQFRGSSNDLSESSMLEEEGPRSNLDNIRYLECVNYLQDYARYQMLGFMFKHGHYDDACILFFPTNGLPPPPQPSSLAAATTSSSPQRPDPLATDYGTIDDLCDLCIGYGAMPILEEVISTKMASTSPQDVAVNQYITVALTRICNYCETHRHFNYLYKFQVVKKDLVAAGLCCIQLFANSLSQEEALKHLENAKIHFDEGLSARHRKAETTKIISKGIRGKSLTEEELVKIAGRVNVQMDVLKAFNDIDGSQWKYSLFGNPNDPETFRRRSEIAETLSEKDFDLAFQVIYEFHLPAVDIYAGVASSLAERKKGGQLTEYLKNIKGTIDDEDWDQVLGAAINVYANKHKERPDRLIDMLHSSHRKVLACVVCGRLKTAFQIASRSGSVADVQYVAHQALHANALSVLDLCKQWLAQYI